In Babesia bovis T2Bo chromosome 4 map unlocalized Chr4_2, whole genome shotgun sequence, the sequence GGTGAGATCATTTGTCGTCGTGAGATGATGGCTCGTGAGCACCAGTACGACAAGCTTGGTAAGTTTAACTACTGCATGGAGGCGGTTGAGATGGAGACTCTGTATGATGACTGGCAGATGCCCTGCATTGACTCTATGTTGGTTGGCAATATTGCTCGTTTTTTAAATCATTCATGTGACCCTAATGTGGAGGTTATAACTGTATGGCGTGGTGACGATTTCCCGTGCATTGCTGTCTATGCTATTCGTGACATTCCGGCTGGTGAGGCTCTGACCTACTGTTACGGTTCTCAGTACAAGAGTATCCCATGCCTCTGTGGCACTGACAAGTGCAAGGGCGTCATCGGCAACATATAACAACGTAATGTAGTGTTAACATAGCTCACTATAGATGGTCACCACATTTAAATGAGAGTTTTTAGAATTCTTCATGGCGCTGGTCGGCGACATGCTTTTCTACGAAGGATGTGAGATCCTCGAGTGTGCGTTTGCCCTCGTAGGACATGACATCAGTGCCACCTGGTTTGATGAGTAGGACGGTTGGGTAAGCGGTCCATTGGATGAATTCAAGTTCAGATTCGTTGGCGTCACCGTTGAGTAGTGCTACGCTGACGCGTCCGTCAGATCCCATGGTTTCACCGAATGATGTAAATACTGGCATGAACTTCTTGCAATGTTCACAGAATGGTGAGTGGATCATGAGCAATATTGGTTTAGATGCGTTTTGTACGTAGCTGGTGAGTGTTTTACCAACAAGTGTGACTACGGGGCCGTCGTTGCTAGTGGGTTCGGCTTCACTCTTAATGCTGCGTGGTACTTTACCAGCCTCTACATCGGAGTAGAAGCGTATCACTGCCTCAACGTCGTCGTAGGGGTAGACCTCTGGGAGAAGGATGTACCTGCCGGCATTGGTCTGGTGTGCTACGGCGGGGAAGGATTCTATGGCAAATGCCTCTTTGGCAGCAGTGAATTTCTCGACATCGAGCCACGCGAATAGTACGCTAGCGCGCAATTTACGTGCGACGGAGATGAAGGTACTACGGTATTTATCGTAGTCAGCCTGGGTGGCGCAGAACCACGATATGGCCTTGCCAGAGTTGAAGTAACGCACATAGTTGGCGTGACCAATCTCAGCAAAGAGGGGCAGGCTCTCCTGTCTTACGAATTCAACCAACTCTTCAACTGTTGAGCCGGTGAACTCGAAACGGTCGTTGCCTCTGTGCATCACGTAGATTTCCTTCTTACCCTGGTGTACAAAATAGAAGGTAGCATCACTACGGTGGATATCAGCCAAATTTTCATACTCCTGCATAAGCTCCTCGCTGCTATCGTGGCCGGAGGCGACGAAGATGATATCTGCTTCATGAATGATATCGTCAGCGCTTACCACCCTGACTACAGCTGGCAGTAGGATATCCTTGCACCATGATACGATTCCGTCGGCTTGGCGTGTACCATCGTATTCACGAGGGTTACCTTTACGGAAGAACTTGATGGTTGGGTATCCTTCAATACCGAACTCTTGTGCAACAGTGGGAGCGCCGTCACAGTTCAATTCGGCCAAAATGATTTCGCTACCTTCTTCCGATAGTTGTTTGGCGGCCTTCTCATATTCCGGTGCCAATGACTGGCAGTGCATACACCTGTGCAACTGTGTTGATGCGAGAGCCACGCTTACCATGGAGCATAGAACTTAACCAAGACAGCATCATTATCAGAAATGAACTTGTGGATGGTATGTTCGGTCAATTCAACGACTGCCGAGGGCCCATTTTCACTTGTAGCGCTGGCGAAGCCCAGGCTAATCAATGAGCACACTAGCGCCAAAGCGCTGCGGAaatccattatatattgatgatGAGTGTGTCTTTAGGTTATGTTTAGTATTCCTTCGACACAAGGCTTGCTTATGTTCGAATATGTACAAATATGACTGAATTACAGCCCTTATCGGGGACGTTGAAGTACACACTATGGGGATGAAACGTGAACCCAGTGGTTAAAGCAGCTCGATGAAGCGTGAAATATCCTCGCGGACAGTTGATTCTATATGAGGTGTGTCTACTTTTGGCGGGTGCGACATTTTGCGCCGGTGTCTTGCGCGTCTTCTGCGACAACATCGCTATACTCGGCACATTAACCTCTTAAAACCATTGATCCAAGCAATTAAGACCCTTATCTAGCACGTCACTTGTAGATTCCATTGtaatataactatatatcCACTTTGTACGCCCAATGGCTACCATTGACTCTACACACTTACACTTCTGGCATTACTTCCTACGTTTCCCGTCTTAGTTGACATTTACTGTCGCTCACGGGTCAGATAGTGTCTAATGGAAGGCAATAGTGGTTGTTTAGTGGAGGATTACGACGGCCTTGAGCACGTAGTTACAATATCTGATGACGGTTGTGGTTATGAGATTCGTTGCCATAAAGAGAGTGAATTGATATTGGAATCACCTGATGAAGGGGTTCAGCGTCGTTGTCCAAAGTTATACATATCTATTGATCCGCACGTATCTCTTATTCTCAACTTATTGGAGCCCAGTTGGGTTCGTCATCTTATAGATCTTGGTAACACCCGTTGGATTAGTAGCAAGACTTCCACTGGTCGTTTATCATCTCATCCAGTAGGTATTTGTTTATAACTGTTATTACGTACAGGATTCCTACACTACTCAGGTTAGCGCCACTCGTCGTAGTCAGAGCGCTGTGTTCCAGCATGGCGAGACTGAGATTATCGCTCGTATAGAGCACCGCGTATCGCTTATAGCTGGTGTTAGTGTAGATCACTTGGAGCGTCTGGTTATGGTCAAGTACTCACCCGGCGACTACTTCAAGGAGCATCATGACGGTGCATTCCGCACTCATACGGTACTGCTGTACCTGAATGGTGAGTAATATCTATTATCTGACAATTTAAAATATCTGTGAATATGTTTATTCAGATGTTGATGGCGGGGAGACAGTGTTCCCCGAGTTAAAAATCGCAGTGCGTCCTGTTGGTAACAGCGCTCTCTATTGGAAGAACACTACGGAAGATGGCGTTGCAGACTTTCGTATGGTTCACGCTGGCGTGTGCCCCAAGTCGGGGACTAAGTATGCTGTCAACTGCTTCTTCAACGTGGAGCCTGTACGGACTCAGTAGATGACTGGTTTGATAGGTTCTGCTTCAAGTCCTTCAAGGGTCTTGTCGACTTCCATATCAACTTCTCCCACCAGTGCTCTGtaatttataatataacagtgTCCACaacttgtatatacactttaTATAGTGGTATCTACTACAGAAGGCAGTATTTATGCAACTTACATATTATCTCCTCTGATGAGGTATATCCCTAGCGGCAGGTCCTCGAATGGTACTCCTTTCCGGAATACTCGCTCAACACAGTTGTAGAGTACTAGGTTGGTAACTTGATCGAATCCCTTCAGGTCGCCGATGAACACTCTGCCGTCGACTGTAACCACGCACACCTGGCCTAGGGAATATGATTATTGGTTGATCTAGGGCTTACATTCAATGAACTGCTCAAGTGACGGGGCCATTGTAGTTGCAGGCGTTCACATTTCAGGGATATCGATTGGCGGCGTTACTCTGGTATCTCGTACACACCCGCCCCGTCATCCACTATTTTTGCTTATAGTGCACATCTATATAGATTCTATATACCTACTACGTTATCTAAAGGATATAATGATTTACAACGTGTGTCAGTCCACTTTTGGACATTTCAACGGCAGCTTCTTCTCGTTGTGGGCAGTACAATGATTTTTGCTCTGCCAGGGGTCAAGAAAAAGTCTTACGGATTCAATCACACGTATGTGATATGTTAAACATATGCCAACAAAGCAATCTTTACTTGTTTTCATTATCGTTTTTAAATCCCAGATCTTGGAGTCTACCATCGACTATTGCGCGCTGGGTACGTCTGTCTATTATATGTTCATAGCCTTCTACTGGTTCTCGGAGTGCTTCCAGTAGTCCTTCGTGGTAGCTTTTGTCGAGTAGCAGAATTTTATCAACAAGATCGTTGACGATGCGTTCTTCAACTTCTACATCAAATTCGTTGAATGTGTTCCTTATGTAGTCTAGTCGCCATCTGCGTGCTTCTTGGAAGCCTCCTACGATTCCGAATAGGTTTTCGTGGAAGCACTTTTGCATACGGCATCCGTTGATTGACAGATCCACTACCCATCTTCTACGGCTGGTTTCAAATCGTATGCATCCCGTATGGCGTGACCCTCGTTTTACTCTTTCATTACAATTTCCTTTTCTTCCATCGATTACAAGTTGGCATGATCTTTGGTATTCATTATGCATGACCATGCGTGGGTCCCATTGCCATGTCCAGGAAAACAACTGCTTGTAATCTGCAGCAAAAATTAACTCATCTGGCACACTTAAAGGGTGTGCTTTGAATGTAGATACTACTTTTTGTAGCTGCGATAGTCTTTCAGTGAGTTCTGTACTCTTGGATCCTGTTATTTCCACAAGCCATTGTCGTAGAACGTgggatatatcattttgaaGTTGGTCTGCGACGGTATGAACTCCTATAATGCAAAATGCAGGCTGATGCGATTCTATGCATCTTATTAGCAGAAACTGGAAGCAGCAGCTGCGATGAGAAAATCGGCGCAGCATGAACAACAGGGCTACAGATGGGAAAACGTGCAACTCACAAGGGTTTGTACATTCAATTACTTCTGGAATCCACTATTTCAATAAGTGCACACCCttttgtggaatcttcTATTGATGAAAAAATGCGGATACTTATTTTCACCACTGGTAGTGGAAACTCCAGGTTACTGATCGAATCGGTTGATAAGGCTCATTGGGTGACCGGAACTCAGGTTCCATATGCTTTGGTACGGATCTAATGTGGATAGTAGTTGGAAATTGCTTTATTGGGCGAATTCACAAAACTGCTTACCTGATGGAATGAGGCCGGTGCCTATCATGGTAGCCACTACTAGCATCCTTTGATTGTTAGGCATGAGTAACATATTGGCTTCAAATTCTTCTCCTATTACTTCTCTGGATGTATACTTGGGAAACATGTAAGGTAGCACTGGGCTATCTTTGGATCGTTTGACCCAGAAGCAGTATGGTCTAATGGCCACTATTGCGCAACGATAGGGCTCAGTCTCGCTATCATCTTGAACCAGCACTGGTAGCACCCGCATATGTAGGCATTTCTGGTATGTCATTAAATCTAATCCTTGTGTACTACCTGTTTAGTCAGGAGGTTATCGCAAATTAGGTGGGCGCACCGCGGCTCGTCGGATGTACTTTCTTGTATTGATATTCCGCAAAATCCAATACTGGACTCCTCTCCGAATAGTGTATTGTATGCACGGATGTAACGCAAAGTTTGTTCGCAGTCCCTGGAAAATGCTTTGGACTATCTAGAGCAAGCTCACCAGTTATCTGGGATTCCAACCAAGCTTATGCCCAGCACAAGCTGGAAGTCGTAAGGCTCGTTATAGAAGCTGTACATCCCTTGCATTGTCATTGTGCACGTATCTCGGTTTAATTCAGTGCTGTATCCCAAGACATCGTGCTGGAAGACAGCTTGACACGCACTGGACGCAGTGTTGCGCCACAGCACGCTTTCAATGCAGCTATATTCCACTGCGTAAAAGTACTCTTGAGTTATGTGCTGTGGATCCACTAGGTATTTGAACGTTGAATACCGGTGTCAAGTGTATTCTTGTGGATCACAGTTACATTTACACTTGCTTTGGGTGATTGGCAGTTACACATCACTTTGGAAATGGCCACAGAAGACTTCAATGTAGTTTGTTTAATGTTTGAGCTTGaaaaaatgtatatagtaaCTCTGTCAGAGTATGTGCTGTGGCACTGACTCAACGCTTGTAGTCAGTATAAATTCCTATAGACATGTTATTTTAGCAAATATTTAAGGGTGTATCATTACCTTTAGGCTATGGCCGATGTAGCGTTTTGTTTTTTACAATGCGCTCGGCGCTCTCCGCGGGACATGTTGGCGTTACAGATTCTCTGGGATTCCTACTGCTACTTTTGACACTAGTATTATATCTGTCTGTAGTGTGCAGCTGGAAACTTCGGCCGCCTGGGTTGAGATCTGAGGAAATACGTCACCGTAGATTATTCTCCGCTGAAGCTGTGATTCCCACTACTCAGACAAGACGCCATCGTAGAAATGATGAAGTCGTGGATCGTGAAGCCCGATGGCAGAGTTTTTGGGAGTCTAATGATATTTTCAATGCTGACTTTTGTCGTGGTAACCTAGAATCCACTGGGTTTGGGATGCCCGAATGTCCCAAGTTCTATGGATTATGTATGATTCCTTATCCATCTGGTGAGGGATTACATGTAGGTCACTTA encodes:
- a CDS encoding 2OG-Fe(II) oxygenase family protein, producing the protein MEGNSGCLVEDYDGLEHVVTISDDGCGYEIRCHKESELILESPDEGVQRRCPKLYISIDPHVSLILNLLEPSWVRHLIDLGNTRWISSKTSTGRLSSHPDSYTTQVSATRRSQSAVFQHGETEIIARIEHRVSLIAGVSVDHLERLVMVKYSPGDYFKEHHDGAFRTHTVLLYLNDVDGGETVFPELKIAVRPVGNSALYWKNTTEDGVADFRMVHAGVCPKSGTKYAVNCFFNVEPVRTQ
- a CDS encoding AP2 domain family protein gives rise to the protein MTMQGMYSFYNEPYDFQLVLGISLVGIPDNWDCEQTLRYIRAYNTLFGEESSIGFCGISIQESTSDEPRCAHLICDNLLTKQKCLHMRVLPVLVQDDSETEPYRCAIVAIRPYCFWVKRSKDSPVLPYMFPKYTSREVIGEEFEANMLLMPNNQRMLVVATMIGTGLIPSDQLQNDISHVLRQWLVEITGSKSTELTERLSQLQKVVSTFKAHPLSVPDELIFAADYKQLFSWTWQWDPRMVMHNEYQRSCQLVIDGRKGNCNERVKRGSRHTGCIRFETSRRRWVVDLSINGCRMQKCFHENLFGIVGGFQEARRWRLDYIRNTFNEFDVEVEERIVNDLVDKILLLDKSYHEGLLEALREPVEGYEHIIDRRTQRAIVDGRLQDLGFKNDNENK
- a CDS encoding protein disulfide-isomerase domain containing protein; its protein translation is MDFRSALALVCSLISLGFASATSENGPSAVVELTEHTIHKFISDNDAVLVKFYAPWCMHCQSLAPEYEKAAKQLSEEGSEIILAELNCDGAPTVAQEFGIEGYPTIKFFRKGNPREYDGTRQADGIVSWCKDILLPAVVRVVSADDIIHEADIIFVASGHDSSEELMQEYENLADIHRSDATFYFVHQGKKEIYVMHRGNDRFEFTGSTVEELVEFVRQESLPLFAEIGHANYVRYFNSGKAISWFCATQADYDKYRSTFISVARKLRASVLFAWLDVEKFTAAKEAFAIESFPAVAHQTNAGRYILLPEVYPYDDVEAVIRFYSDVEAGKVPRSIKSEAEPTSNDGPVVTLVGKTLTSYVQNASKPILLMIHSPFCEHCKKFMPVFTSFGETMGSDGRVSVALLNGDANESELEFIQWTAYPTVLLIKPGGTDVMSYEGKRTLEDLTSFVEKHVADQRHEEF
- a CDS encoding U6 snRNA-associated LSM domain family protein, which gives rise to MAPSLEQFIECQVCVVTVDGRVFIGDLKGFDQVTNLVLYNCVERVFRKGVPFEDLPLGIYLIRGDNIALVGEVDMEVDKTLEGLEAEPIKPVIY